A window of bacterium genomic DNA:
TTGCCTGTGGTTGTCTTTCTTATTTTATCCAAACCCTATTTTCCTTTGGCGTTACGCCTGTATTTTCAACCCTATGGATAACAATGGGTATTGCCGGCTTATTTTCTAAAAAGGAAAAAAAGCAGGGTACAGCGATTAGAATGAATAAAAACATAAAGCCCATAAGGATGGCTCTTTTTGGAACCTCTATTCTTATTATTTCTATTTTTTTCTTTTTAACCAGAAATATATACCTTGCCGATGTTCATTATAAGGCTGGAACAAGGGATGCAAGCAGGGCATTAAAGGAATATGAAGAAGCGGTAAGGCTAAATCCAACAATTGATTGGTATCAGGGGGAGGTGGTAAGGCTTTTGCTTGAGGATGCAAAGGCAAAAAGGGATAAGGATTATCTAGGGAAGGTAATTTTAAGGATAGAAAGGACAATAAGCCTTTTCCCCCAGGATGCAAATAATCATAATACCATAGGTCTTGCCTATGATTTTAAGAAGGAGCTTACCGGAGAAGATACAGAGGCAAGGGTTATGGCTTGCTACAAAAAGGCAATCTTTTGGAACCCCTTTTATGTTGGTGCATATAACAACATTGGTGTAATCTATGGAAGGAATGCAAACTATGAGGAGGCAGAAAAATACTTTACCGAGGCTTTAAAGATTGAAGAGAAGAATGGAATCTCCCTTGAAAACCTCCATAAAATTGCTGATGCCTATATCTTTTACAAAAAGATAGATGGTGCGAAAAGGGTGCTTACCAATATTGCCACATTCTCTCCCGATTATCCAAGGATTATGGAGATATACACAAACCTTGGGAATATTTATAAGGAGCAGGGAAGAATGGATAAAATAGAGGAAATCTGTCTTTTAATGATAAATGCAGATAAAAACAATATTATAGCAAGGAGAAATCTTGGTTCAATATATTACACACAAAAGAAATACAAGAAGGCAGTCAAAGAATTTGAATATGTTTTAAAAATAGAGCCACAGGATTCATATTCCCAAAATTTCTTGAGGTTATGTAAAGAGAAATGATTATTGGTCTCACAGGAAGGATTGGTTCTGGAAAGACAACCATTGCCAAGATTTTTGAAAAATATGGGGCTTTTGTAATTGATGCTGATATTGTTGGTCATAGCGTATTAAAAGAAAAAGAAAGAGATATAATCAAGGCATTTGGAACTATTGAGAGACCTGCTTTGGCAGATATTGTATTTTCTGACAAAAAAAAGCTAAAAACATTGAATAAAATGACCCATCCTTTAATTATAAAGAGAATAAAGGAGATGATAAAAAGCTCTAATTCTTCGCTAATTGTTGTTGTTGCCCCATTTTTGATTGAGACAAAATTAAAGACAATTATTGATAAAACAATCTTTGTAATGTGCAATAAAGAAAAAATCTTAAAAAGAATGAGTAAATCTGGGTGGGAGGCTTTTGATGTTTTAAGAAGAATGGAAAATCAGCCAAGCGATAAAGAAAGAATCCAATTTTCTGATATTATTATTGATAACAATGGCTCTATTTCAAAAATAGAGGCAAGGATAAAAAAGCTAATAAAAGAGGAATTAAGGTTTAAGCTCTTTGAGCATACAGCAGATATTGGAATAATTGCCTTTGGAAGGACAAAGGAAGAGCTATTTTCAAATTCTGCTTATGGGATGTTTTCAATATTGGCAGATTTGTCAAATGTTAGGTGTTGTGAAAGAATAAAAATCTCATCAAGTGGAAATGGGTATGATGAAATGCTTGTAAATACCCTATCTGAGCTTTTATTTTGCTTTACAGGAAAAGGCTATCTCCTTAAGAGATTCAAAACAGAGATTTCAGGAAATAATATATCTGTTTCTGCCTTTGGAGAAAAACTAAACAAAAGCCATCTATTAAAGATGGAGATAAAGACGGTTACATATCATAATCTAGAGATAAAAAAAAGGAAAGATGGCTGGACAGCCAGGATAATTTTTGATGTTTAGAAGCAGTTTCATAAGGGTCTGTAAGGTCTTTATTTTACAAGAAGTTATGTCTTTTGAAATGGATTTATGTATTAGCCATTAGCCTTTTATTTGAGTATATATATATCGGCTTTTTAGAGCCAAAACATAATAGATTTTTTGAAGTATAGTCAATTCTTATGGTAGGGTAGCGGAAAATGGGAATTTAGCAAGGATATTATAAATAAACAATAACCCTTTATACCTCTACCTTCTCCAGCCTCCTTATTCCAAGGATTAAGGGAATAAAAAAGGCAAAAATGGAGAATAAAAGAAAAAACCCTATTTCTGTTGAAAGCCTTTTTATAATCATAAAAGGAGAGAGCCTATTTAAAGCATAAGAGGATGCTGGAACGGCTATTATAAGGATAGAAAAAAGGCAATAGAATAGGCTTATAATGGCATTTATTGTCCCACCAAGCCCGGAAACAATAGATGTAGGATTTTCCTTCTTAAAATCGGGATAAATAGCACCGAGACAAACAGATAATGAGGCAAGGATAATGCTTATAATTCCTATCATTATAAAGGAAAGGAAGGAAATGTAGGCTTCTGTTGCAAGGATTTTATTTAAAAATGTCATTAAGCCTTCTGTAATGAAAAAAAATATAAAGGTGTTAAGGATAAGTTTTTGCAGGATAAGGGCTTTTTTTGTAAGGGGTGATGTCATTAAGACCCAAAACCTTTTTCCCTCAAGGCTTATTAAGGGAAAGACAAACCTTGTGGTAAGGGTAGAGGTAATGAGGGATAAAGCAGATATATTCAAGAAAAGAATAAGAAATTTCCAATAAAGGACATCAATTTGATAGGGTGTTCTTGGAAGGTTAAGGATATAGATAAACATTATCCCAAAGAAGATTAAGAATTGGGCAATCTGCATAGGATCCCTTAAGAATACCGTAATGTCTTTAGCGCATAAGGCTTTTATTCTTTTTGGAAGAAAGAAGAAAAGGCTCCTTATGAGCTTAAAAAGGTTCATTTTCCTTGAATGGCTCCCAGAACTTTCTATCCTCTCCATCCCTTTAAGATAAAAAAGAGAGGCAAAGGAATTTGTAATTGTAAAAAGAAACAAGGCATTTACCAAGAGGACAAAAAAATAGAAGATAGATTCCAGGCTTTTATCTTCTGCTAGTTTTAGCCCCTTTACAAACCAGGTAGATGGAAGAAGGGGATTAGTTGAAAATGCCATTCCCTCAATAAGCCTTCCAAAGAATTCAAATGGTTTATCTGGAATTTCTTTAAATATTCCAAATTTTAGGCAAAATAGAAAAAGGGGGATGGATAAAAGAAAAAGACCAATGCTTAAAAGAAAACCTTTTTTTATTGGAAAAAATAAGGAGAGAATAAGGAAAAGCCCTGTGCCAATACTTGATGATATTAGGGTAAGCAGAGGAATTGCAAAAATAATAAATGGATATATAAAAAAAGATGACCTCATAGCTATTCCATATCCTGTGATAATAGGGATACAGAAGATAATGGGTGCCCAGGAGGAAAGGATGGTTGCC
This region includes:
- the coaE gene encoding dephospho-CoA kinase (Dephospho-CoA kinase (CoaE) performs the final step in coenzyme A biosynthesis.), translated to MIIGLTGRIGSGKTTIAKIFEKYGAFVIDADIVGHSVLKEKERDIIKAFGTIERPALADIVFSDKKKLKTLNKMTHPLIIKRIKEMIKSSNSSLIVVVAPFLIETKLKTIIDKTIFVMCNKEKILKRMSKSGWEAFDVLRRMENQPSDKERIQFSDIIIDNNGSISKIEARIKKLIKEELRFKLFEHTADIGIIAFGRTKEELFSNSAYGMFSILADLSNVRCCERIKISSSGNGYDEMLVNTLSELLFCFTGKGYLLKRFKTEISGNNISVSAFGEKLNKSHLLKMEIKTVTYHNLEIKKRKDGWTARIIFDV